The proteins below come from a single Branchiostoma floridae strain S238N-H82 chromosome 5, Bfl_VNyyK, whole genome shotgun sequence genomic window:
- the LOC118415250 gene encoding SRSF protein kinase 3-like isoform X4: MSSRKVLAIQARKKRTKAPKGRLKNAAYRDRNRQAGKGQGPETDSTTTPPSSHEEHYADDHDEDEEVLGSDEDEQEDPQDYCKGGYHPVKIGDLFNSRYHVVRKLGWGHFSTVWLAWDLKGRRFVALKVVKSAAHYTETALDEIKLLKCVRESDEIDPMREKVVQMVDDFKISGVNGTHVCMVFEVLGCHLLKMIIKSNYQGLPLPIVKCIIRQTLQGLEYLHTKCKIIHTDIKPENILLCVDEAFVRKLAAEATHWQQVGAMPSGSAVSTISIIESRNKENVRLQQPTKMSKNKKKKMKKKQKRQMELLELQQKQIEEEDMKKTQGGEGQENMEQEDASTPAATPQEENPVKCNNNPVPRPTNMEQEPKNMEVGQEKAEEKQNSPDKLKNSRVDPQNNQADNSVQNNSENKEQQRPLDNENGLTNSTPSTSTENTENIKTPDSEDCPLSMERASMKTSESSEPVSSSTSNPETSESPTSSEHLSVPANTPVTPSTPDTPIEIKMENLCNGEMSGAEKVNEEEEKGQGNGKNDKPKAEAKSPDKEKGRPSRSGRKKKDGDCDKSDCTGSQKLAGEQEKERRNSPDSEPDLETKDNNPHTAHERPNRELKPETIDSKSDNSSTDGKRVHSTEASEASIKSDSVPDGYPDFFNPDNADIIKVKIADLGNACWVDHHFTEDIQTRQYRSLEVILGSGYSAPADIWSTACMAFELATGDYLFEPHSGEDYSRDEDHIAHIIELLGYMPKHIALSGKYSREFFNRKGELRHIHKLKYWGLYDVLREKYEWPHKEADEFSSFLMPMLELEQERRATAGECLRHPFLSS; encoded by the exons gcCAGAGACAGATTCGACGACCACGCCGCCCAGCAGTCACGAGGAACATTACGCAGACGACCATGACGAAGACGAGGAGGTTCTAGGGTCGGACGAAGACGAACAGGAAGATCCTCAAGACTACTGTAAAG GTGGCTACCACCCGGTCAAGATTGGTGACCTGTTCAACAGCCGCTACCATGTGGTGCGCAAGCTGGGCTGGGGACATTTCTCCACTGTCTGGCTCGCCTGGGACCTCAA GGGCCGTAGGTTTGTTGCATTGAAAGTAGTGAAGAGTGCTGCTCACTACACTGAAACGGCTCTGGACGAGATCAAGCTGCTCAAATGT GTAAGAGAGAGTGATGAAATAGACCCCATGAGAGAGAAAGTGGTTCAAATGGTAGACGACTTCAAGATTTCTGGGGTCAATGGCACAC ATGTATGTATGGTATTTGAGGTTCTAGGTTGCCATCTGCTGAAGATGATCATTAAGAGTAACTACCAAGGACTGCCCCTTCCAATTGTTAAGTGTATAATCAGACAG ACCCTCCAAGGGCTGGAGTACCTCCACACGAAGTGCAAGATCATCCACACGGACATCAAGCCTGAGAACATCCTGCTGTGTGTGGACGAGGCCTTCGTGAGGAAGCTTGCTGCGGAGGCCACCCACTGGCAGCAGGTGGGCGCCATGCCGTCAGGATCAGCAGTCAGCACCATCTCCATCATAGAGAGCAGGAACAAAGAG AATGTCCGACTCCAA CAGCCCACTAAGATGTccaagaacaagaagaagaagatgaagaagaaacagaagagaCAGATGGAGCTACTGGAGCTGCAGCAGAAACAGATCGAGGAGGAGGACATGAAGAAGACCCAGGGTGGGGAAGGGCAGGAAAACATGGAACAG GAAGATGCCAGTACCCCAGCTGCCACCCCACAAGAGGAGAACCCAGTCAAATGCAACAACAACCCTGTCCCCAGACCAACCAATATGGAACAG GAACCAAAGAACATGGAAGTTGGTCAGGAGAAGGCAGAGGAGAAACAGAACAGTCCGGACAAGCTGAAGAACAGCAGGGTGGACCCACAGAACAACCAAGCGGACAATTCAGTACAGAACAACTCAGAAAACAAGGAGCAGCAGAGACCACTGGACAATGAGAACGGACTGACCAATTCTACACCTTCCACTTCTACAGAGAACACAG aaaatataaaaacTCCAGACAGTGAAGACTGCCCACTTTCCATGGAGAGGGCCAGCATGAAGACCTCTGAGAGTTCGGAGCCCGTTTCTTCCAGCACTTCCAACCCCGAGACGTCGGAGAGCCCCACGAGCTCGGAGCATCTGTCCGTTCCAGCCAACACCCCCGTCACGCCCTCCACTCCGGACACACCCATTGAGATCAAGATGGAGAACCTTTGTAATGGGGAGATGAGCGGGGCAGAGAAAGTCAATG aagaggaagaaaaaggGCAAGGAAACGGCAAAAATGATAAGCCCAAGGCTGAGGCCAAGTCTCCAGACAAGGAAAAGGGCAGGCCTTCAAGATCCG GAAGGAAGAAAAAGGATGGAGATTGTGACAAATCGGATTGTACCGGCAGTCAGAAACTTGCCG GGGAGCAGGAGAAGGAGAGAAGAAACTCCCCAGACAGCGAGCCAGATCTGGAAACAAAGGACAACAACCCTCACACTGCACACGAGAGGCCCAACAGAGAGCTGAAACCTGAAACCATCGACTCCAAATCTGACAACTCTTCTACTGATGGCAAGAGAG TTCATTCGACTGAAGCAAGTGAGGCCTCCATAAAATCCGACTCAG TACCTGATGGCTACCCAGACTTTTTCAATCCTGACAATGCCGACATCATTAAGGTCAAGATTGCTGACCTGGGAAATGCATGTTGGGTG GACCACCACTTTACCGAAGACATCCAGACTCGACAGTACAGAAGCCTGGAGGTGATCCTGGGGTCTGGGTACAGCGCCCCTGCCGACATCTGGAGCACAGCGTGTATG GCATTTGAGCTGGCAACGGGTGACTACTTATTTGAACCTCACTCTGGAGAAGACTACTCTCGAGATGAAG ACCATATTGCCCACATCATAGAGCTGCTAGGCTACATGCCCAAGCATATAGCCCTGTCTGGCAAGTACTCCAGAGAATTCTTCAACAGAAAAG GTGAACTGCGCCACATCCACAAGCTGAAGTACTGGGGCCTGTACGACGTCCTGCGTGAGAAGTACGAGTGGCCCCACAAGGAGGCTGACGAGTTCTCCTCCTTCCTCATGCCCATGCTGGAGCTGGAGCAGGAGAGACGTGCCACCGCCGGCGAGTGCCTTAGACATCCCTTCCTCAGCTCCTGA
- the LOC118415250 gene encoding SRSF protein kinase 3-like isoform X6 — MSSRKVLAIQARKKRTKAPKGRLKNAAYRDRNRQAGKGQGPETDSTTTPPSSHEEHYADDHDEDEEVLGSDEDEQEDPQDYCKGGYHPVKIGDLFNSRYHVVRKLGWGHFSTVWLAWDLKGRRFVALKVVKSAAHYTETALDEIKLLKCVRESDEIDPMREKVVQMVDDFKISGVNGTHVCMVFEVLGCHLLKMIIKSNYQGLPLPIVKCIIRQTLQGLEYLHTKCKIIHTDIKPENILLCVDEAFVRKLAAEATHWQQVGAMPSGSAVSTISIIESRNKEQPTKMSKNKKKKMKKKQKRQMELLELQQKQIEEEDMKKTQGGEGQENMEQEDASTPAATPQEENPVKCNNNPVPRPTNMEQEPKNMEVGQEKAEEKQNSPDKLKNSRVDPQNNQADNSVQNNSENKEQQRPLDNENGLTNSTPSTSTENTENIKTPDSEDCPLSMERASMKTSESSEPVSSSTSNPETSESPTSSEHLSVPANTPVTPSTPDTPIEIKMENLCNGEMSGAEKVNEEEEKGQGNGKNDKPKAEAKSPDKEKGRPSRSGRKKKDGDCDKSDCTGSQKLAGEQEKERRNSPDSEPDLETKDNNPHTAHERPNRELKPETIDSKSDNSSTDGKRVHSTEASEASIKSDSVPDGYPDFFNPDNADIIKVKIADLGNACWVDHHFTEDIQTRQYRSLEVILGSGYSAPADIWSTACMAFELATGDYLFEPHSGEDYSRDEDHIAHIIELLGYMPKHIALSGKYSREFFNRKGELRHIHKLKYWGLYDVLREKYEWPHKEADEFSSFLMPMLELEQERRATAGECLRHPFLSS, encoded by the exons gcCAGAGACAGATTCGACGACCACGCCGCCCAGCAGTCACGAGGAACATTACGCAGACGACCATGACGAAGACGAGGAGGTTCTAGGGTCGGACGAAGACGAACAGGAAGATCCTCAAGACTACTGTAAAG GTGGCTACCACCCGGTCAAGATTGGTGACCTGTTCAACAGCCGCTACCATGTGGTGCGCAAGCTGGGCTGGGGACATTTCTCCACTGTCTGGCTCGCCTGGGACCTCAA GGGCCGTAGGTTTGTTGCATTGAAAGTAGTGAAGAGTGCTGCTCACTACACTGAAACGGCTCTGGACGAGATCAAGCTGCTCAAATGT GTAAGAGAGAGTGATGAAATAGACCCCATGAGAGAGAAAGTGGTTCAAATGGTAGACGACTTCAAGATTTCTGGGGTCAATGGCACAC ATGTATGTATGGTATTTGAGGTTCTAGGTTGCCATCTGCTGAAGATGATCATTAAGAGTAACTACCAAGGACTGCCCCTTCCAATTGTTAAGTGTATAATCAGACAG ACCCTCCAAGGGCTGGAGTACCTCCACACGAAGTGCAAGATCATCCACACGGACATCAAGCCTGAGAACATCCTGCTGTGTGTGGACGAGGCCTTCGTGAGGAAGCTTGCTGCGGAGGCCACCCACTGGCAGCAGGTGGGCGCCATGCCGTCAGGATCAGCAGTCAGCACCATCTCCATCATAGAGAGCAGGAACAAAGAG CAGCCCACTAAGATGTccaagaacaagaagaagaagatgaagaagaaacagaagagaCAGATGGAGCTACTGGAGCTGCAGCAGAAACAGATCGAGGAGGAGGACATGAAGAAGACCCAGGGTGGGGAAGGGCAGGAAAACATGGAACAG GAAGATGCCAGTACCCCAGCTGCCACCCCACAAGAGGAGAACCCAGTCAAATGCAACAACAACCCTGTCCCCAGACCAACCAATATGGAACAG GAACCAAAGAACATGGAAGTTGGTCAGGAGAAGGCAGAGGAGAAACAGAACAGTCCGGACAAGCTGAAGAACAGCAGGGTGGACCCACAGAACAACCAAGCGGACAATTCAGTACAGAACAACTCAGAAAACAAGGAGCAGCAGAGACCACTGGACAATGAGAACGGACTGACCAATTCTACACCTTCCACTTCTACAGAGAACACAG aaaatataaaaacTCCAGACAGTGAAGACTGCCCACTTTCCATGGAGAGGGCCAGCATGAAGACCTCTGAGAGTTCGGAGCCCGTTTCTTCCAGCACTTCCAACCCCGAGACGTCGGAGAGCCCCACGAGCTCGGAGCATCTGTCCGTTCCAGCCAACACCCCCGTCACGCCCTCCACTCCGGACACACCCATTGAGATCAAGATGGAGAACCTTTGTAATGGGGAGATGAGCGGGGCAGAGAAAGTCAATG aagaggaagaaaaaggGCAAGGAAACGGCAAAAATGATAAGCCCAAGGCTGAGGCCAAGTCTCCAGACAAGGAAAAGGGCAGGCCTTCAAGATCCG GAAGGAAGAAAAAGGATGGAGATTGTGACAAATCGGATTGTACCGGCAGTCAGAAACTTGCCG GGGAGCAGGAGAAGGAGAGAAGAAACTCCCCAGACAGCGAGCCAGATCTGGAAACAAAGGACAACAACCCTCACACTGCACACGAGAGGCCCAACAGAGAGCTGAAACCTGAAACCATCGACTCCAAATCTGACAACTCTTCTACTGATGGCAAGAGAG TTCATTCGACTGAAGCAAGTGAGGCCTCCATAAAATCCGACTCAG TACCTGATGGCTACCCAGACTTTTTCAATCCTGACAATGCCGACATCATTAAGGTCAAGATTGCTGACCTGGGAAATGCATGTTGGGTG GACCACCACTTTACCGAAGACATCCAGACTCGACAGTACAGAAGCCTGGAGGTGATCCTGGGGTCTGGGTACAGCGCCCCTGCCGACATCTGGAGCACAGCGTGTATG GCATTTGAGCTGGCAACGGGTGACTACTTATTTGAACCTCACTCTGGAGAAGACTACTCTCGAGATGAAG ACCATATTGCCCACATCATAGAGCTGCTAGGCTACATGCCCAAGCATATAGCCCTGTCTGGCAAGTACTCCAGAGAATTCTTCAACAGAAAAG GTGAACTGCGCCACATCCACAAGCTGAAGTACTGGGGCCTGTACGACGTCCTGCGTGAGAAGTACGAGTGGCCCCACAAGGAGGCTGACGAGTTCTCCTCCTTCCTCATGCCCATGCTGGAGCTGGAGCAGGAGAGACGTGCCACCGCCGGCGAGTGCCTTAGACATCCCTTCCTCAGCTCCTGA
- the LOC118415250 gene encoding SRSF protein kinase 3-like isoform X7, with the protein MSSRKVLAIQARKKRTKAPKGRLKNAAYRDRNRQAGKGQGPETDSTTTPPSSHEEHYADDHDEDEEVLGSDEDEQEDPQDYCKGGYHPVKIGDLFNSRYHVVRKLGWGHFSTVWLAWDLKGRRFVALKVVKSAAHYTETALDEIKLLKCVRESDEIDPMREKVVQMVDDFKISGVNGTHVCMVFEVLGCHLLKMIIKSNYQGLPLPIVKCIIRQTLQGLEYLHTKCKIIHTDIKPENILLCVDEAFVRKLAAEATHWQQVGAMPSGSAVSTISIIESRNKEPTKMSKNKKKKMKKKQKRQMELLELQQKQIEEEDMKKTQGGEGQENMEQEDASTPAATPQEENPVKCNNNPVPRPTNMEQEPKNMEVGQEKAEEKQNSPDKLKNSRVDPQNNQADNSVQNNSENKEQQRPLDNENGLTNSTPSTSTENTENIKTPDSEDCPLSMERASMKTSESSEPVSSSTSNPETSESPTSSEHLSVPANTPVTPSTPDTPIEIKMENLCNGEMSGAEKVNEEEEKGQGNGKNDKPKAEAKSPDKEKGRPSRSGRKKKDGDCDKSDCTGSQKLAGEQEKERRNSPDSEPDLETKDNNPHTAHERPNRELKPETIDSKSDNSSTDGKRVHSTEASEASIKSDSVPDGYPDFFNPDNADIIKVKIADLGNACWVDHHFTEDIQTRQYRSLEVILGSGYSAPADIWSTACMAFELATGDYLFEPHSGEDYSRDEDHIAHIIELLGYMPKHIALSGKYSREFFNRKGELRHIHKLKYWGLYDVLREKYEWPHKEADEFSSFLMPMLELEQERRATAGECLRHPFLSS; encoded by the exons gcCAGAGACAGATTCGACGACCACGCCGCCCAGCAGTCACGAGGAACATTACGCAGACGACCATGACGAAGACGAGGAGGTTCTAGGGTCGGACGAAGACGAACAGGAAGATCCTCAAGACTACTGTAAAG GTGGCTACCACCCGGTCAAGATTGGTGACCTGTTCAACAGCCGCTACCATGTGGTGCGCAAGCTGGGCTGGGGACATTTCTCCACTGTCTGGCTCGCCTGGGACCTCAA GGGCCGTAGGTTTGTTGCATTGAAAGTAGTGAAGAGTGCTGCTCACTACACTGAAACGGCTCTGGACGAGATCAAGCTGCTCAAATGT GTAAGAGAGAGTGATGAAATAGACCCCATGAGAGAGAAAGTGGTTCAAATGGTAGACGACTTCAAGATTTCTGGGGTCAATGGCACAC ATGTATGTATGGTATTTGAGGTTCTAGGTTGCCATCTGCTGAAGATGATCATTAAGAGTAACTACCAAGGACTGCCCCTTCCAATTGTTAAGTGTATAATCAGACAG ACCCTCCAAGGGCTGGAGTACCTCCACACGAAGTGCAAGATCATCCACACGGACATCAAGCCTGAGAACATCCTGCTGTGTGTGGACGAGGCCTTCGTGAGGAAGCTTGCTGCGGAGGCCACCCACTGGCAGCAGGTGGGCGCCATGCCGTCAGGATCAGCAGTCAGCACCATCTCCATCATAGAGAGCAGGAACAAAGAG CCCACTAAGATGTccaagaacaagaagaagaagatgaagaagaaacagaagagaCAGATGGAGCTACTGGAGCTGCAGCAGAAACAGATCGAGGAGGAGGACATGAAGAAGACCCAGGGTGGGGAAGGGCAGGAAAACATGGAACAG GAAGATGCCAGTACCCCAGCTGCCACCCCACAAGAGGAGAACCCAGTCAAATGCAACAACAACCCTGTCCCCAGACCAACCAATATGGAACAG GAACCAAAGAACATGGAAGTTGGTCAGGAGAAGGCAGAGGAGAAACAGAACAGTCCGGACAAGCTGAAGAACAGCAGGGTGGACCCACAGAACAACCAAGCGGACAATTCAGTACAGAACAACTCAGAAAACAAGGAGCAGCAGAGACCACTGGACAATGAGAACGGACTGACCAATTCTACACCTTCCACTTCTACAGAGAACACAG aaaatataaaaacTCCAGACAGTGAAGACTGCCCACTTTCCATGGAGAGGGCCAGCATGAAGACCTCTGAGAGTTCGGAGCCCGTTTCTTCCAGCACTTCCAACCCCGAGACGTCGGAGAGCCCCACGAGCTCGGAGCATCTGTCCGTTCCAGCCAACACCCCCGTCACGCCCTCCACTCCGGACACACCCATTGAGATCAAGATGGAGAACCTTTGTAATGGGGAGATGAGCGGGGCAGAGAAAGTCAATG aagaggaagaaaaaggGCAAGGAAACGGCAAAAATGATAAGCCCAAGGCTGAGGCCAAGTCTCCAGACAAGGAAAAGGGCAGGCCTTCAAGATCCG GAAGGAAGAAAAAGGATGGAGATTGTGACAAATCGGATTGTACCGGCAGTCAGAAACTTGCCG GGGAGCAGGAGAAGGAGAGAAGAAACTCCCCAGACAGCGAGCCAGATCTGGAAACAAAGGACAACAACCCTCACACTGCACACGAGAGGCCCAACAGAGAGCTGAAACCTGAAACCATCGACTCCAAATCTGACAACTCTTCTACTGATGGCAAGAGAG TTCATTCGACTGAAGCAAGTGAGGCCTCCATAAAATCCGACTCAG TACCTGATGGCTACCCAGACTTTTTCAATCCTGACAATGCCGACATCATTAAGGTCAAGATTGCTGACCTGGGAAATGCATGTTGGGTG GACCACCACTTTACCGAAGACATCCAGACTCGACAGTACAGAAGCCTGGAGGTGATCCTGGGGTCTGGGTACAGCGCCCCTGCCGACATCTGGAGCACAGCGTGTATG GCATTTGAGCTGGCAACGGGTGACTACTTATTTGAACCTCACTCTGGAGAAGACTACTCTCGAGATGAAG ACCATATTGCCCACATCATAGAGCTGCTAGGCTACATGCCCAAGCATATAGCCCTGTCTGGCAAGTACTCCAGAGAATTCTTCAACAGAAAAG GTGAACTGCGCCACATCCACAAGCTGAAGTACTGGGGCCTGTACGACGTCCTGCGTGAGAAGTACGAGTGGCCCCACAAGGAGGCTGACGAGTTCTCCTCCTTCCTCATGCCCATGCTGGAGCTGGAGCAGGAGAGACGTGCCACCGCCGGCGAGTGCCTTAGACATCCCTTCCTCAGCTCCTGA
- the LOC118415250 gene encoding SRSF protein kinase 3-like isoform X5 produces MSSRKVLAIQARKKRTKAPKGRLKNAAYRDRNRQAGKGQGPETDSTTTPPSSHEEHYADDHDEDEEVLGSDEDEQEDPQDYCKGGYHPVKIGDLFNSRYHVVRKLGWGHFSTVWLAWDLKPQQSSDPSARGRRFVALKVVKSAAHYTETALDEIKLLKCVRESDEIDPMREKVVQMVDDFKISGVNGTHVCMVFEVLGCHLLKMIIKSNYQGLPLPIVKCIIRQTLQGLEYLHTKCKIIHTDIKPENILLCVDEAFVRKLAAEATHWQQVGAMPSGSAVSTISIIESRNKENVRLQQPTKMSKNKKKKMKKKQKRQMELLELQQKQIEEEDMKKTQGGEGQENMEQEDASTPAATPQEENPVKCNNNPVPRPTNMEQEPKNMEVGQEKAEEKQNSPDKLKNSRVDPQNNQADNSVQNNSENKEQQRPLDNENGLTNSTPSTSTENTENIKTPDSEDCPLSMERASMKTSESSEPVSSSTSNPETSESPTSSEHLSVPANTPVTPSTPDTPIEIKMENLCNGEMSGAEKVNEEEEKGQGNGKNDKPKAEAKSPDKEKGRPSRSGRKKKDGDCDKSDCTGSQKLAGEQEKERRNSPDSEPDLETKDNNPHTAHERPNRELKPETIDSKSDNSSTDGKRVPDGYPDFFNPDNADIIKVKIADLGNACWVDHHFTEDIQTRQYRSLEVILGSGYSAPADIWSTACMAFELATGDYLFEPHSGEDYSRDEDHIAHIIELLGYMPKHIALSGKYSREFFNRKGELRHIHKLKYWGLYDVLREKYEWPHKEADEFSSFLMPMLELEQERRATAGECLRHPFLSS; encoded by the exons gcCAGAGACAGATTCGACGACCACGCCGCCCAGCAGTCACGAGGAACATTACGCAGACGACCATGACGAAGACGAGGAGGTTCTAGGGTCGGACGAAGACGAACAGGAAGATCCTCAAGACTACTGTAAAG GTGGCTACCACCCGGTCAAGATTGGTGACCTGTTCAACAGCCGCTACCATGTGGTGCGCAAGCTGGGCTGGGGACATTTCTCCACTGTCTGGCTCGCCTGGGACCTCAA ACCCCAACAGTCATCAGACCCAAGTGCCAG GGGCCGTAGGTTTGTTGCATTGAAAGTAGTGAAGAGTGCTGCTCACTACACTGAAACGGCTCTGGACGAGATCAAGCTGCTCAAATGT GTAAGAGAGAGTGATGAAATAGACCCCATGAGAGAGAAAGTGGTTCAAATGGTAGACGACTTCAAGATTTCTGGGGTCAATGGCACAC ATGTATGTATGGTATTTGAGGTTCTAGGTTGCCATCTGCTGAAGATGATCATTAAGAGTAACTACCAAGGACTGCCCCTTCCAATTGTTAAGTGTATAATCAGACAG ACCCTCCAAGGGCTGGAGTACCTCCACACGAAGTGCAAGATCATCCACACGGACATCAAGCCTGAGAACATCCTGCTGTGTGTGGACGAGGCCTTCGTGAGGAAGCTTGCTGCGGAGGCCACCCACTGGCAGCAGGTGGGCGCCATGCCGTCAGGATCAGCAGTCAGCACCATCTCCATCATAGAGAGCAGGAACAAAGAG AATGTCCGACTCCAA CAGCCCACTAAGATGTccaagaacaagaagaagaagatgaagaagaaacagaagagaCAGATGGAGCTACTGGAGCTGCAGCAGAAACAGATCGAGGAGGAGGACATGAAGAAGACCCAGGGTGGGGAAGGGCAGGAAAACATGGAACAG GAAGATGCCAGTACCCCAGCTGCCACCCCACAAGAGGAGAACCCAGTCAAATGCAACAACAACCCTGTCCCCAGACCAACCAATATGGAACAG GAACCAAAGAACATGGAAGTTGGTCAGGAGAAGGCAGAGGAGAAACAGAACAGTCCGGACAAGCTGAAGAACAGCAGGGTGGACCCACAGAACAACCAAGCGGACAATTCAGTACAGAACAACTCAGAAAACAAGGAGCAGCAGAGACCACTGGACAATGAGAACGGACTGACCAATTCTACACCTTCCACTTCTACAGAGAACACAG aaaatataaaaacTCCAGACAGTGAAGACTGCCCACTTTCCATGGAGAGGGCCAGCATGAAGACCTCTGAGAGTTCGGAGCCCGTTTCTTCCAGCACTTCCAACCCCGAGACGTCGGAGAGCCCCACGAGCTCGGAGCATCTGTCCGTTCCAGCCAACACCCCCGTCACGCCCTCCACTCCGGACACACCCATTGAGATCAAGATGGAGAACCTTTGTAATGGGGAGATGAGCGGGGCAGAGAAAGTCAATG aagaggaagaaaaaggGCAAGGAAACGGCAAAAATGATAAGCCCAAGGCTGAGGCCAAGTCTCCAGACAAGGAAAAGGGCAGGCCTTCAAGATCCG GAAGGAAGAAAAAGGATGGAGATTGTGACAAATCGGATTGTACCGGCAGTCAGAAACTTGCCG GGGAGCAGGAGAAGGAGAGAAGAAACTCCCCAGACAGCGAGCCAGATCTGGAAACAAAGGACAACAACCCTCACACTGCACACGAGAGGCCCAACAGAGAGCTGAAACCTGAAACCATCGACTCCAAATCTGACAACTCTTCTACTGATGGCAAGAGAG TACCTGATGGCTACCCAGACTTTTTCAATCCTGACAATGCCGACATCATTAAGGTCAAGATTGCTGACCTGGGAAATGCATGTTGGGTG GACCACCACTTTACCGAAGACATCCAGACTCGACAGTACAGAAGCCTGGAGGTGATCCTGGGGTCTGGGTACAGCGCCCCTGCCGACATCTGGAGCACAGCGTGTATG GCATTTGAGCTGGCAACGGGTGACTACTTATTTGAACCTCACTCTGGAGAAGACTACTCTCGAGATGAAG ACCATATTGCCCACATCATAGAGCTGCTAGGCTACATGCCCAAGCATATAGCCCTGTCTGGCAAGTACTCCAGAGAATTCTTCAACAGAAAAG GTGAACTGCGCCACATCCACAAGCTGAAGTACTGGGGCCTGTACGACGTCCTGCGTGAGAAGTACGAGTGGCCCCACAAGGAGGCTGACGAGTTCTCCTCCTTCCTCATGCCCATGCTGGAGCTGGAGCAGGAGAGACGTGCCACCGCCGGCGAGTGCCTTAGACATCCCTTCCTCAGCTCCTGA